From one Eucalyptus grandis isolate ANBG69807.140 chromosome 9, ASM1654582v1, whole genome shotgun sequence genomic stretch:
- the LOC104418630 gene encoding uncharacterized protein LOC104418630, translating into MHWSTWKPLAHCAALFFDKKSRSRDGSGRPPVESKKHASAVREKKLREAIQEASEDGSLFKSLEIEFSSISLDETGVERSRTLARLECQGLFLCATAQAAETTYESEDAVPNINEALSKFHSMYPSYQSSQKIDQLRMNEYSHLQPKVCLDFCGFGLFSYLQSVHYWDSSTFSLSEITANLSNHALYGGAEKGTVEHDIKTRIMDYLNIPENEYGLVFTVSRGSAFKLLADTYPFQTNRRLLTMFDHESQSLNWMAQSAREKGAKVYSAWFKWPTLQPCSADLRKQISSKRKRKKGSAAGLFVFPVQSRVSGAKYSYQWMALAHQNNWHVLLDAGSLGPKDMDSLGLSLFRPDFIITSFYRVFGYDPSGFGCLLIKKSVIGCLQSHSGSTGSGMVKLTPEFPLYLGDSMDGLDGLAGADDEVVENGDSSSEARPPQQLPAFSGLYTSAQVNDYIETDMNHDNSSYIDGASTYIEESGSISIGDMMKSPVFSENGSSDYSYWIDLGQSPLAYDNPGQLNKERMASPLPPSWFAARKNQKQLFPKQSSKIYGSPIYDHKDISPMAHEEYGALSFDAAIKSASQDAHHLEDIHNGGLAGRKNISDNRVVSDDRYVGEIEEEPHISKQSKYAVPGSHLSSNCSMENGSASANGARVKESAIRRETEGDFRLLRSSKGSRYAGSRFFGVEESDHPSGGGRVSFSMEENHVEQTSHILEPSAVSGMTLDDDDYGTDGEYGDVQDEFRGEPEIVCRHLDHINELGLNKTSSRLRFLINWLVASLLQLRLPSSEGNVSLVHIYGPKVKYERGGAVAFNVRNSSKGIVEPEVVQKLAEKEGISLGIGILSHIRVVDGSRQLNIEDSSLSRQTEVGKSAGKNGFMRIEVVTASLGFLTNFEDVYKLWAFVARFLNPTFARQGELPTVVEGSET; encoded by the coding sequence ATGCATTGGTCAACATGGAAGCCCCTAGCTCACTGTGCTGCTCTGTTCTTTGACAAAAAGAGCAGGAGCAGAGATGGGTCTGGTAGGCCGCCCGTTGAAAGCAAGAAGCACGCGTCTGCTGTGCGAGAGAAGAAGCTTAGGGAGGCTATTCAGGAGGCATCTGAAGATGGATCACTCTTTAAATCTCTTGAAATTGAGTTCAGCTCCATTTCCCTGGATGAGACCGGGGTGGAGAGATCGAGGACCCTTGCACGTCTCGAATGCCAGGGCTTGTTCCTCTGTGCCACAGCTCAAGCCGCAGAGACTACATACGAATCCGAAGATGCTGTTCCCAATATCAATGAAGCTCTCTCCAAGTTCCACAGCATGTATCCTTCATATCAATCTTCTCAGAAGATTGATCAGTTGAGGATGAATGAGTACTCGCACTTACAACCAAAGGTATGCCTTGATTTCTGTGGATTCGGGCTGTTTTCGTATCTGCAGAGTGTTCATTATTGGGATTCCTCGACGTTTAGCTTGTCCGAGATAACAGCAAATTTGAGTAACCATGCTCTGTATGGTGGCGCTGAGAAAGGTACTGTTGAGCATGATATAAAGACCAGGATCATGGATTATTTGAACATCCCTGAGAATGAGTATGGCCTTGTTTTCACCGTCAGTAGAGGGTCGGCTTTCAAATTGTTGGCTGACACATACCCTTTCCAGACGAATAGGAGGTTGTTGACTATGTTTGATCATGAGAGCCAGTCTCTCAATTGGATGGCTCAGAGTGCAAGGGAGAAGGGTGCGAAAGTCTATAGCGCGTGGTTTAAATGGCCGACCCTTCAACCTTGTTCAGCTGATTTGAGAAAGCAAATATCAAgcaaaaggaagaggaagaagggttCTGCAGCAGGTTTATTTGTGTTTCCTGTTCAGTCCAGAGTCTCTGGCGCGAAATATTCGTACCAATGGATGGCACTCGCACATCAGAACAATTGGCATGTCTTGCTTGATGCTGGGTCACTCGGTCCCAAGGACATGGACTCACTCGGGCTGTCCCTATTCCGGCCAGATTTTATTATCACTTCGTTTTACAGGGTCTTTGGGTATGATCCAAGTGGTTTTGGATGCCTTCTGATAAAAAAATCTGTTATAGGATGCCTTCAAAGTCATTCTGGCTCTACAGGGTCTGGAATGGTGAAATTAACCCCAGAATTTCCATTGTATCTTGGCGATTCAATGGACGGCCTGGATGGACTAGCTGGGGCTGATGATGAAGTTGTTGAGAATGGTGATAGTTCCTCTGAGGCTCGCCCACCGCAGCAGTTGCCTGCCTTTTCTGGACTCTACACATCTGCTCAGGTCAATGATTATATTGAGACTGACATGAATCATGACAATAGTTCATACATTGATGGAGCAAGCACTTATATTGAAGAAAGCGGGAGTATATCGATCGGGGATATGATGAAGAGTCCTGTGTTCAGTGAAAATGGATCGTCGGACTACTCTTATTGGATTGATTTGGGTCAGAGTCCCTTGGCGTATGATAATCCAGGCCAGCTGAATAAAGAGAGAATGGCCTCTCCCTTACCGCCATCTTGGTTCGCTGCGAGGAAGAATCAAAAACAACTCTTTCCAAAACAGTCATCCAAAATATATGGCAGCCCTATATATGACCACAAGGACATAAGCCCTATGGCTCACGAGGAATATGGTGCACTATCATTTGATGCTGCCATTAAATCAGCTTCTCAGGATGCACATCATCTGGAAGACATACACAATGGAGGACTTGCTGGAAGAAAGAACATTTCGGACAATAGAGTGGTTTCAGATGATCGATATGTTGGTGAGATTGAGGAAGAGCCTCATATTAGTAAGCAATCAAAATATGCTGTACCTGGATCCCATTTGAGCAGTAACTGTAGCATGGAGAATGGTTCGGCCTCTGCAAATGGTGCGCGAGTAAAGGAGAGTGCTATAAGAAGAGAAACTGAAGGGGACTTTAGGTTATTGAGGAGCAGCAAAGGGAGCAGATATGCTGGCAGTAGGTTTTTTGGTGTTGAGGAGAGCGATCACCCAAGTGGTGGAGGAAGGGTGTCCTTCTCCATGGAAGAAAATCATGTGGAGCAGACAAGCCATATCCTAGAACCCAGTGCAGTGTCTGGTATGACCctagatgatgatgattatggcACAGATGGCGAATATGGTGATGTGCAGGATGAATTCAGGGGCGAGCCTGAGATAGTGTGCCGCCATCTCGATCATATAAATGAGTTGGGTCTCAACAAAACCTCCAGTAGACTGCGGTTCTTGATTAATTGGCTAGTAGCCTCTCTACTGCAACTAAGGTTGCCGAGCTCAGAGGGTAATGTGTCGCTTGTTCATATATATGGCCCAAAAGTTAAGTATGAAAGAGGTGGTGCTGTTGCATTCAATGTGAGAAATAGTTCCAAGGGGATTGTTGAGCCAGAAGTCGTACAAAAACTTGCTGAGAAAGAAGGtatctctcttggcattggcatCTTAAGTCACATACGTGTCGTTGATGGCTCAAGACAGCTAAACATAGAGGACAGCAGCTTGTCCAGGCAAACGGAAGTTGGTAAAAGTGCTGGAAAGAATGGTTTCATGCGCATTGAGGTTGTCACAGCCTCTCTCGGCTTCCTGACCAACTTTGAAGATGTTTACAAGTTGTGGGCATTTGTGGCAAGGTTCCTTAACCCTACATTTGCCCGCCAGGGTGAGCTCCCCACCGTTGTTGAAGGTTCGGAGACATGA